In Frederiksenia canicola, the sequence GGAACAGTGATTCAAAAACAAGAAAATGAGGCATTAAGTTATGCCCAAAAATTACGGCATTTCTATTTAAAAACCATTGTTTTTACCTTCATTTTGATGATACTTGCGGTGATTAATTACTTCACTTCAGATTATTGGTGGGTGCTGTGGGTGTGGTTAGGATTTGCGGTCCATTTAGCCATTTCAGGGTTTAAGCTGTTTGTGAAAGAAAACCTATTTTCAGGCAAATGGGAACAGAAAGTCGTTGAAAAACGCTTAGGTCGAAAACTATAACAAAATCGGGGCTTTTGCCCCGATTGTCATTGATTATTGCCATTTTTCCGCAGCGATTTGATCGCTTTCACGTCCTTCAATCCAGCGTTCGCCTTGGTCGGTGGTTTCTCGTTTCCAAAAGGGTGCTTTGGTTTTCAGATAATCCATCATAAATTCGTTGGCGGCGTAGGCATCAACTCGGTGAGCAGAGCTCACTCCAACTAACACGATTTCATCGCCTGTGTATAGTTGTCCGATACGGTGAATAATCGCGACTCGTTGTAAATCCCAACGGCTACGGGCTTCTGCCACAATTTCACCGAGTGCTTTTTCAGTCATTGCAGGGTAGTGTTCAAGATAGAGCCCCGATACGTTATCGCCCAAATTCATTTCCCGAACTTTGCCAACAAACAGGGTTGTTGCCCCTACGCTGTGCTGTTCGCTTAACCAACGATAAATCGCATTTTGGTCGAAATTTTCCGTTTGCACTTGAATTAACGTTTCCATTAGCCCCCCGTGACTGGTGGGAAAAAGGCGATTTCGTCCCCGTCTTTGATTTCAGCAGAAAGAGGAGAAATAGTTTGGTTGATTGCGACCAACAATTTTCCCGCTTGTAATGCCAACTCCCACTTACCGCCTTGTGCAGCAAGATGTTGGCGTAATGTCTCAGCAGTGGCGAAGGCAGCGTCCAGTTCTAATTGATCAACGCCCACTAATTCACGAGTTTGGGCGAAAAAAAGGATTTTTAGCATACTCTTTTATCCAAAAAGCACGACAAGCGGTCAGTTTTGCAGAATTTTTTGCAAATTGCTTGCCGTAAATGAAAATTGCGTTGATTTTAACATAAAATCGGTAGAATATTTCTTTTAGTCTTTAAAGGAGATCGAATAATGAAACAAACTTCTATTGTGATGCTTTCCTTGCTCACTATGTTGGCAAATCCGAGTTTAGCGGAAGATTCCTTCAATACTTTTCCTTATAAAAGTAAAACCGCAGCGTTGTTAGCCAAACGTTCAGATGATTTTATTGGTCTAATGGCATACGATCAGAATTATTTGATATATAGCCTCTCAAATGAAAATTTTCAATTTGACAAGCAAAAAATGCAGCCAGATGAAATCAAATTTCAATTAAGCCTTGCATTGCCGATTTGGCGGGGAATTGTTGGTGAAAATTCAGTGTTAGCGGGAACATATAGTCAGCGATCTTGGTTTCAAATCCGTAATACGCAACAATCGTCGCCATTTCGTGAAAGCAACTATGAGCCACAACTCTTTCTAGCATGGCAAACACAATATGCTTTACCTTTTGGTTGGCAGTTAAATGATATTGAAACAGGGTTTAATCACCAGTCTAATGGGAAAAATGCAGAAGATATGCAATCTCGCAGTTGGAATCGCCTTTATACTCGAGCCTCCGCTAGTAAAGGCAATTGGATCGTCGAACTCAAGCCTTGGTGGAGAGTGCCTGAAAAAGCAAGAAGCGATGATAATCCAGACATCACCAAATATCGTAGCTATTTTGATTTGACCGTTGGTTATCGTTACCAAGAACACCAATTCAAGCTGAAAGGGCATTATCATCCACGTCACCACAAAGGCGGGGTTGAGGCGACTTATAGCTACCCACTTACCAAATACATTCGTTTTTATACGCAATATTATGGCGGTTATGGCGAATCGTTAATTGATTACAATAAAAATATCCAACGTATTGGTGTGGGGATTTCGCTGAATAATGTGTTCTAAATG encodes:
- a CDS encoding phospholipase A, with translation MLSLLTMLANPSLAEDSFNTFPYKSKTAALLAKRSDDFIGLMAYDQNYLIYSLSNENFQFDKQKMQPDEIKFQLSLALPIWRGIVGENSVLAGTYSQRSWFQIRNTQQSSPFRESNYEPQLFLAWQTQYALPFGWQLNDIETGFNHQSNGKNAEDMQSRSWNRLYTRASASKGNWIVELKPWWRVPEKARSDDNPDITKYRSYFDLTVGYRYQEHQFKLKGHYHPRHHKGGVEATYSYPLTKYIRFYTQYYGGYGESLIDYNKNIQRIGVGISLNNVF
- a CDS encoding helix-turn-helix domain-containing protein, with protein sequence MIIQKLRLQRGWSQEQLAEISGLSVRTIQRLEKGQSGSLESLKALAAVFEVDFHQLQGEQTMTEQHIETGTVIQKQENEALSYAQKLRHFYLKTIVFTFILMILAVINYFTSDYWWVLWVWLGFAVHLAISGFKLFVKENLFSGKWEQKVVEKRLGRKL
- the moaE gene encoding molybdopterin synthase catalytic subunit MoaE, yielding METLIQVQTENFDQNAIYRWLSEQHSVGATTLFVGKVREMNLGDNVSGLYLEHYPAMTEKALGEIVAEARSRWDLQRVAIIHRIGQLYTGDEIVLVGVSSAHRVDAYAANEFMMDYLKTKAPFWKRETTDQGERWIEGRESDQIAAEKWQ
- the moaD gene encoding molybdopterin synthase sulfur carrier subunit produces the protein MLKILFFAQTRELVGVDQLELDAAFATAETLRQHLAAQGGKWELALQAGKLLVAINQTISPLSAEIKDGDEIAFFPPVTGG